The following proteins come from a genomic window of Pseudomonas hygromyciniae:
- a CDS encoding response regulator produces the protein MKTFTVVIADDHPIVLLGVRELVERDARFQVVGEAVCSAGLIGLLEQQPIDIVITDYNMPGDSPYGDGLKLVEYLKRHFPQVQILILTMISNHLILTRLQEMGVVGVIQKSQLHTEIQVALKSIAQQALYRSLEPAKTSVVESMTAIDERFSTLSPKEFEILRLFISGRSVSDIARSQNRSSKTISAQKISAMRKLEVSSDQDLLAYCLAQNIFN, from the coding sequence ATGAAAACCTTCACTGTGGTTATTGCGGACGATCACCCCATCGTGCTCCTGGGGGTGCGAGAGCTCGTCGAGCGAGACGCGCGCTTTCAAGTGGTTGGCGAAGCGGTCTGTTCGGCGGGCCTCATCGGCTTGCTTGAACAGCAGCCCATCGACATCGTGATTACTGATTACAACATGCCCGGCGATTCACCCTACGGCGATGGTTTAAAACTGGTGGAATACCTTAAGCGGCATTTCCCCCAGGTGCAGATTCTGATCCTGACCATGATCTCCAATCATCTGATCCTGACCCGTCTACAAGAGATGGGCGTGGTGGGCGTCATCCAGAAAAGCCAGTTGCATACCGAAATCCAGGTGGCCCTCAAGTCAATTGCGCAACAGGCGTTATATCGCAGCCTGGAGCCGGCCAAGACTTCGGTTGTCGAGTCGATGACCGCGATCGATGAGCGCTTCTCGACTCTATCGCCGAAGGAATTCGAGATATTGCGTTTGTTTATTTCAGGCAGAAGTGTCAGTGATATAGCGCGCAGCCAGAATAGAAGCTCAAAGACTATCAGTGCGCAAAAAATTTCCGCCATGCGCAAACTTGAAGTTAGTAGTGATCAGGACTTGTTAGCTTATTGCCTGGCGCAAAATATCTTCAACTAG